In Polaribacter sp. Hel_I_88, the following proteins share a genomic window:
- a CDS encoding BrxA/BrxB family bacilliredoxin: MYPEELVKPMRDELINAGFDALYTNEDVENALSKEGTTLVVVNSVCGCAAGTARPGAIASLGGEKVPANLTTVFAGVEKESTQKAREFMMPFPPSSPAIALFKDGNLVHMLERHHIEGRSAQMIAQNLAAAYNEHC, translated from the coding sequence ATGTATCCAGAAGAATTAGTAAAACCAATGCGTGACGAGTTAATAAACGCTGGTTTTGACGCATTATATACCAATGAAGATGTTGAAAACGCACTATCTAAAGAAGGAACAACATTAGTAGTTGTAAATTCTGTTTGTGGTTGTGCAGCAGGAACTGCAAGACCAGGAGCCATTGCTTCTTTAGGTGGCGAAAAAGTACCTGCTAATTTAACAACTGTTTTTGCAGGTGTAGAAAAAGAATCTACGCAAAAAGCAAGAGAGTTTATGATGCCTTTTCCTCCATCTTCACCAGCAATTGCTTTGTTTAAAGATGGTAATTTAGTACACATGTTAGAGCGTCATCACATTGAAGGAAGATCTGCACAAATGATTGCACAAAATTTAGCTGCTGCTTATAACGAGCATTGTTAA
- a CDS encoding HD domain-containing protein has translation MNQEQIIQNTIAFVKEELKDAEGGHDWFHIERVFRNALLISREEKVDVFVVSLAALLHDIADPKFHNGDENLGPKIATKFLIAQKVPKEIGKHVVKIIKNVSFKNSLEDNSNQFTSKELEVVQDADRLDAIGAIGIARCFNYGGFKDRALYDPEIIPNLTMTKAEYKKSTAPTINHFYEKLLLLKDKMNTVSGKKIAESRHQFMETYLQQFYNEWNGKL, from the coding sequence ATGAACCAAGAACAAATTATCCAAAATACAATCGCTTTTGTAAAAGAAGAATTAAAAGACGCTGAAGGTGGACATGATTGGTTTCATATAGAACGTGTTTTTAGAAATGCTTTGCTGATATCAAGAGAAGAAAAAGTAGATGTTTTTGTGGTTTCTTTAGCAGCTTTGTTACATGATATTGCAGATCCAAAATTTCATAATGGTGATGAAAATTTAGGTCCTAAAATTGCAACCAAGTTTTTAATTGCACAAAAAGTTCCTAAAGAAATAGGAAAACATGTTGTAAAAATCATTAAAAATGTTTCTTTTAAAAACTCTTTAGAAGATAATTCTAATCAATTTACATCAAAAGAATTAGAAGTTGTGCAAGATGCAGATCGGTTAGATGCTATTGGCGCTATTGGTATTGCTCGTTGTTTTAATTATGGTGGTTTTAAAGATAGAGCTTTGTACGACCCAGAAATTATCCCCAATTTAACAATGACAAAAGCCGAATATAAGAAATCTACTGCACCAACTATCAATCATTTTTATGAAAAACTATTGTTGCTAAAAGATAAAATGAATACAGTTTCAGGTAAAAAAATTGCTGAAAGTAGGCATCAATTTATGGAAACCTATTTACAGCAATTTTATAATGAATGGAATGGGAAATTGTAA
- a CDS encoding AraC family transcriptional regulator, which translates to MIQKKPTLEKITPNFGSSFLLKKHEEFLKTNTPFWHFHPEIELVYVNKGKGKRHIGNHISYFNNSQLVLIGSNLPHIGYLDRLTTNGSETLIQFLPDFLGKGFFKIPEMAAIDALFERAKKGIRFNIEIKQRIGAKIEKLIELEGANRITSFIEILNDLATTDDYTLLNANGFAFESSHQDSNKIEVVYKHINDNFKDHISLDEVSELVSMTVPAFCRYFKKSTGKTFTKLVNEYRVVHATKLLAESTMSITDISFECGFNNFSHFNKLFKEFTGKSASVYRSELKDLIQ; encoded by the coding sequence ATGATACAGAAAAAACCAACGCTTGAAAAAATTACTCCAAATTTTGGAAGTTCTTTTTTATTAAAAAAGCATGAAGAGTTTTTAAAAACAAATACCCCTTTTTGGCATTTCCACCCAGAAATAGAATTGGTATACGTTAATAAAGGAAAAGGGAAAAGACATATTGGCAATCACATTAGTTACTTTAATAATAGTCAATTAGTTTTAATAGGTTCTAATTTGCCACATATTGGTTATTTAGATCGATTAACAACCAATGGCTCTGAAACGCTCATTCAGTTTTTACCAGATTTTTTAGGTAAAGGATTTTTTAAAATTCCAGAAATGGCTGCCATTGATGCACTTTTTGAGCGTGCAAAAAAAGGAATTCGTTTCAATATTGAAATTAAGCAAAGAATTGGTGCTAAAATTGAAAAATTAATAGAATTAGAAGGGGCGAATAGAATTACATCCTTTATAGAAATTTTAAATGATTTAGCTACAACAGACGATTATACATTATTAAACGCAAATGGTTTTGCTTTTGAAAGTTCGCATCAAGACAGTAATAAGATTGAAGTTGTTTACAAACATATTAACGATAATTTTAAAGATCACATTAGTTTAGATGAGGTATCTGAATTAGTAAGCATGACTGTTCCTGCTTTTTGTAGATACTTTAAAAAATCGACAGGAAAAACATTTACAAAATTAGTGAATGAATATAGAGTTGTACACGCTACCAAATTGCTAGCAGAAAGTACAATGAGTATTACAGACATCAGTTTTGAATGTGGTTTTAATAACTTTTCTCACTTTAACAAGTTATTTAAAGAGTTTACAGGCAAAAGTGCTTCTGTATATAGAAGCGAATTAAAAGATTTAATACAATAA